In Leptodactylus fuscus isolate aLepFus1 unplaced genomic scaffold, aLepFus1.hap2 HAP2_SCAFFOLD_623, whole genome shotgun sequence, the sequence catgatgtctcctatctagagtgtaagctcttgtgtcaggtcttctccatgatgtctcctatctagagtgtaagctcttgtgtcaggtcttctccatgatgtctcctctctagagtgtaagctcttgtgtcaggtcttctccatgatgtctctcctatctagattgtaagctcttgtgtcaggtcttctccatgatgtctcctatctagagtgtaagctcttgtgtcaggtcttctccatgatgtctcctatctagagtgtaagctcttgtgtcaggtcttctccatgatgtctcctctctagagtgtaagctcttgtgtcaggtcttctccatgatgtcCCTCCtatctagagtgtaagctcttgtgtcaggtcttctccatgatgtcCCTCCtatctagagtgtaagctcttgtgtcaggtcttctccatgatgtctcctctctagagtgtaagctcttgtgtcaggtcCTCCATGTTTTATGAGATTATTACACACGTTATAAATGACATAACTTTATTTCGGGCCTGGTGTGTTCATTGGTTACAGGTTTCATGAGGTAATTGTGGCCCTCAGTGGAGCccataagaccccccccccggCCTGAGTCTTTGGCCCCTGGAGGTCTCCTGGTGTCTCTCCTGTATTTACGACCTCCCTCCGGTTCCATTGCTCAGATTAGTCGCTGACTCGCAGGCCTCCCATAGTTTCTTGTTGACAGCCGGGTCCCGGGTCTTCTCGGAGGGCAGCACAATGGCGCAGTCACTGTCTATGAACTTCCCATTCAGGCCTTCGGCCTCTTCTGATACAGAGCAGAAAATGGTGCTGGCGGCCCCCTCCTCCGAAGTCTGAGAACACAACAGAAGTgagaggaggaagagagagaagacaGTAATGGAGGAGGCAAAGATGGCGGAGCTACGAGGGAGAACCTGGAAGATGGAGGCTGTACAGACAtacaggagggaggacaggagggaggacaggagggaggacaggagggaggagggaggagggaggacaggagggaggacaggagggaggagggaggagggaggacaggagggAGGCTGTACAGACAtggaggagggaggagagagggaggacaggagggaggacaggagggaggacaggagggAGGCTGTACAGAcatggaggagggaggagggagggaggacaggagggaggacaggagggAGGCTGTACAGACAtggaggagggaggacaggagggaggacaggagggaggacaggagggaggacaggagggaggcagtacagacatggaggagggaggacaggagggaggacaggagggaggacaggagggaggacaggagggaggacaggagggAGGCTGTACAGACAtggaggagggaggacaggagggaggacaggagggaggacaggagggAGGCTGTACAGACAtggaggagggaggacaggagggAGGCTGTACAGACAtggaggagggaggacaggagggAGGCTGTACAGACAtggaggagggaggacaggagggAGGCTGTACAGACAtggaggagggaggacaggagggAGGCTGTACAGACATGGAGGAGGGGAGgacaggagggaggacaggagggaggacaggagggAGGCTGTACAgacataggggggggggggataaggaCACTTCATTCTTAGCCCTAGGTCACATGACCTCGTTCTCACCTTAAAGAAGAAGAATCCGATGATGTTGAAGACGAGTCTGAGCAGGACACTGTAGTACCTCATGGCGTCGGTCAGGACAATCCCGGGGTTCACACTGTTCACTGTCACCCCTGAGGGTATAAAGTGACCGTCACTGATGGTGTCCTGCCCTCGCCCAGATCTGCTCCATGTGCAGCCTCCTAGTGTACACCGCCATGTGCAGCCTCCTAGTGTACACCGCCATGTGCAGCCTCCTAGTGTACACCGCCATGTGCAGCCTCCTAGTGTACACCGCCATGTGCAGCCTCCTAGTGTGTGATGGAGCAGAGTCTGCAGCCTCTAGGAAGCGTCTCTGAGTCCTGGACATTCAGgaggtcacccccccccccccccagtgtcctACCTCCCCACCCCCCAGTGtcctacccccccaccccccagtgtCCTACCCCCCCAGTGTCCTACCTCCCCCCCCAGTgtcctacctcccccc encodes:
- the LOC142188679 gene encoding retinol dehydrogenase 14-like; translation: MPYSITPEGLEVTFATNHLGPFLLTHLLLDLLKRTAPSRIVFLSSFMHGQGDVDTSNLWGKNLEKKKFNDAYNCTKLMNTICAKELSTRLQGTGVTVNSVNPGIVLTDAMRYYSVLLRLVFNIIGFFFFKTSEEGAASTIFCSVSEEAEGLNGKFIDSDCAIVLPSEKTRDPAVNKKLWEACESATNLSNGTGGRS